The proteins below come from a single Stutzerimonas stutzeri RCH2 genomic window:
- the recD gene encoding exodeoxyribonuclease V subunit alpha, translating into MTLADLPLGPLERAFVASLQRLDPHASEPVLLAAALCCEALADGDVCLPLGRLAGKRPWPDQDFSLPPLATWRAQLDASELIGAPGDYAPLILSGERLYLARYQAYEQQLAEQLLTRAADAPDVDEAQLSDSLARLFAFNQQSPDWQRLAAAQAVRRRLAVISGGPGTGKTTTVVRLLAALLEQPGGERLAIGLAAPTGKAAARMAEAIRNAKAELPVSDAVKDALPDEARTLHRLLGSRGDSPRVRHDAANPLALDVLVVDEASMVDLALMAKLVAALPPKARLILLGDKDQLAAVEAGAVFAELCEGRGFDSQEAADLQRITGQNVPVETPRSRLGDAVVLLTHSHRFAGDSGIGELARRINGGDAKGTVALLQEGRPDLAWNAAPSPAALIERLEQGYAPYLQAVRQADPSAAFEAFNGFRALTAQREGAFGVTGINEALEARFKRRLGVPARERWYPGRAVMVRQNDYALGLFNGDIGLCLRTEQGLRVFFEGDDGYRGFAPARLPSHDSAFAMTVHKSQGSEFAEVLLALPEQPSPLLTRSLFYTGITRAKRKVEIWALPARLAEAVNTRAERAAGLAERLALPRVPDRPVEALPAAKPDEPKGDQLSLF; encoded by the coding sequence ATGACCCTTGCCGATCTGCCCCTCGGCCCACTGGAGCGCGCCTTCGTCGCCAGCCTGCAGCGCCTCGACCCGCATGCGTCCGAGCCGGTGCTGCTCGCCGCCGCGCTCTGTTGCGAAGCGCTGGCCGATGGCGACGTCTGCTTGCCGCTGGGTCGGTTAGCCGGCAAGCGGCCATGGCCGGATCAGGATTTCAGCCTGCCGCCGCTTGCGACCTGGCGAGCGCAGTTGGATGCCTCAGAGCTGATCGGTGCGCCGGGGGATTACGCGCCGCTGATCCTGAGCGGAGAACGGCTCTACCTCGCCCGTTACCAGGCTTACGAACAACAACTGGCTGAGCAGCTTCTGACTCGCGCGGCGGACGCACCGGATGTTGATGAAGCTCAGCTGAGCGACAGCCTGGCGCGGTTGTTCGCCTTCAACCAACAGAGCCCAGACTGGCAACGGCTGGCAGCGGCTCAGGCGGTACGTCGTCGCTTGGCAGTAATCTCCGGTGGCCCCGGTACCGGCAAGACCACCACGGTGGTGCGCCTGTTGGCGGCGCTGCTGGAACAGCCCGGTGGCGAACGTCTGGCCATCGGCCTCGCGGCACCTACCGGCAAAGCGGCGGCGCGCATGGCCGAAGCGATCCGCAACGCCAAGGCCGAGCTGCCGGTCAGCGATGCCGTCAAGGACGCTCTGCCGGACGAAGCGCGCACATTGCACCGCCTGCTCGGCAGCCGCGGCGACAGCCCGCGCGTGCGCCACGACGCGGCCAACCCGCTGGCGCTGGACGTGCTGGTGGTGGACGAGGCGTCGATGGTCGACCTGGCGTTGATGGCCAAGCTGGTCGCCGCGCTGCCGCCGAAGGCGCGGCTGATCCTGCTCGGCGACAAGGACCAGCTGGCCGCCGTGGAAGCCGGCGCGGTGTTCGCCGAGCTCTGCGAAGGGCGCGGTTTCGATAGCCAAGAGGCCGCCGATCTGCAACGCATTACCGGGCAGAACGTACCGGTCGAGACGCCGCGCTCGCGCCTGGGCGATGCGGTGGTGCTGCTCACCCACAGCCATCGCTTCGCCGGCGACAGCGGCATCGGCGAACTGGCGCGGCGAATCAATGGTGGCGATGCCAAGGGCACCGTCGCGCTGCTGCAGGAAGGCCGGCCGGATCTGGCCTGGAACGCAGCACCCAGCCCCGCGGCGCTGATCGAACGGCTGGAGCAGGGCTACGCACCCTACCTGCAAGCCGTACGCCAGGCCGATCCATCCGCCGCGTTCGAGGCCTTCAATGGCTTTCGCGCGCTGACCGCCCAGCGCGAAGGCGCCTTTGGCGTCACGGGTATCAACGAGGCGCTGGAAGCGCGCTTCAAGCGTCGCCTCGGCGTGCCGGCGCGTGAACGCTGGTACCCTGGCCGCGCGGTGATGGTCCGGCAGAACGACTACGCCCTGGGCCTGTTCAACGGCGATATCGGCCTGTGTCTGAGGACCGAGCAGGGCCTGCGGGTGTTCTTCGAGGGCGACGACGGCTACCGCGGCTTCGCCCCGGCGCGACTGCCGAGCCATGACAGTGCCTTCGCCATGACCGTGCACAAAAGCCAGGGCTCGGAATTCGCCGAAGTGCTGCTGGCGTTGCCGGAGCAACCCAGCCCTCTGCTGACGCGCTCGCTGTTCTATACCGGTATCACCCGCGCCAAACGCAAGGTGGAGATCTGGGCACTGCCGGCGCGGCTGGCCGAGGCAGTCAATACCCGCGCCGAGCGCGCCGCCGGCTTGGCCGAGCGACTGGCGCTTCCCCGCGTGCCGGACAGGCCTGTCGAGGCATTGCCGGCGGCGAAGCCAGATGAGCCTAAAGGCGATCAGCTCAGCCTGTTCTGA
- a CDS encoding AEC family transporter: MTALLLALWPLFALIVAGYCLRLRAFPSVEFWPGAERINYFVLFPALLFSSLATAPLDNPALPQLAAAVMLGLGLPWIALLLMKRLRGWPAGRFGAITQGVLRFNTYLGLAAVGSLFGKEGLALAALMLALMVPTVNVMSVWALTAERGLSVRGLLLPIAKNPLILACVAGALVNLSGLGLPGGTDRLLSLLAAASLPLGLLCVGAALKPQELGGEIPALGWNCAARLLAVPLLAYGVARVLGLPPMETTILVLFFALPTAPTAYVLTRQLGGDSHLMAGIITLQTLLAAASLPLVLTLLNG, encoded by the coding sequence GTGACAGCCCTTCTGCTGGCCCTCTGGCCCCTCTTCGCGCTTATCGTTGCCGGCTATTGTCTGCGCTTGCGTGCCTTTCCCAGCGTGGAGTTCTGGCCAGGCGCCGAACGCATCAACTACTTCGTCCTCTTTCCCGCGCTGCTGTTCAGTAGTCTAGCCACCGCGCCGCTGGACAATCCCGCACTGCCGCAGCTGGCAGCCGCGGTAATGCTCGGCCTTGGCCTGCCGTGGATCGCCCTGCTGCTGATGAAGCGCCTGCGCGGCTGGCCCGCGGGCCGCTTCGGCGCCATCACCCAGGGCGTGCTGCGTTTCAATACCTATCTGGGCCTGGCCGCCGTCGGCAGTCTGTTCGGCAAGGAAGGCCTGGCGCTGGCCGCACTGATGCTGGCCTTGATGGTGCCGACAGTGAACGTCATGTCGGTCTGGGCACTGACCGCCGAGCGTGGCCTCAGCGTGCGCGGCCTGTTGCTGCCGATCGCCAAGAATCCGCTGATTCTCGCCTGCGTCGCCGGCGCGCTGGTGAACCTGTCCGGGCTGGGCTTGCCCGGCGGCACCGACCGTCTGCTGAGCCTGCTCGCCGCGGCTAGCCTGCCGTTGGGCCTGCTCTGCGTCGGCGCGGCGCTCAAGCCACAGGAACTAGGCGGTGAAATTCCCGCGCTGGGCTGGAACTGCGCGGCGCGCCTGCTCGCCGTGCCGCTGCTGGCCTACGGCGTGGCGCGGGTGCTCGGCTTGCCGCCAATGGAAACGACCATTCTGGTGCTGTTCTTCGCCCTGCCGACCGCCCCGACCGCCTATGTGCTGACCCGTCAGCTCGGCGGCGACAGCCATCTGATGGCCGGCATCATCACCCTGCAGACGCTGCTCGCGGCGGCCAGCCTGCCGCTGGTGCTGACGCTGCTGAATGGCTGA
- a CDS encoding GGDEF domain-containing protein: protein MPHTTDYSSTEGFRDTPYGRQLHAGFRLLCFKSELEREFRHYLDRHARASQRLAALLLILVVSGYLYCELRLFDLAGTGWLTTLTLLRGLQILPGVVVLVLTFYSRRFRAQANRIFPVLLVTVGILAALIDIRFEALQTELNFRYGAGLLIVSSFFFLGVTFWWALLCAVLIVLADVCMASLILPAERMPEHWIAVSYYVLLLIIGAISRYVHEYSQREQFLMRKLLGWVAEHDALSGLANRRSHDLALRQRVAQARRDRRPLSLLLLDLDDFKAYNDTFGHPAGDALIRTFADLLVGFARRPLDQAARVGGEEFALLLYNCDNAAAQRIARQLISALAALDIRHPQEAIARVGVSIGIATLQEGQLPEQLYHCADTALYQAKTSGKNRFAVAAAQPRSDLPDR from the coding sequence ATGCCACATACCACCGATTACTCCTCTACCGAGGGCTTCCGCGATACGCCCTATGGCCGGCAACTGCATGCCGGCTTTCGGTTGCTTTGCTTCAAGTCGGAGCTGGAGCGGGAGTTTCGGCATTACCTGGACCGGCACGCCCGGGCCTCCCAGCGCCTTGCCGCGCTGCTGCTGATTCTCGTCGTTTCGGGCTATCTGTACTGCGAGCTGCGGCTGTTCGATCTGGCCGGTACGGGTTGGCTGACCACGCTGACCCTGTTGCGCGGTCTGCAGATTCTTCCCGGCGTCGTCGTGCTGGTGCTGACGTTCTACAGCCGCAGATTTCGCGCGCAGGCCAACCGCATTTTCCCGGTACTGCTGGTAACGGTCGGCATTCTCGCTGCGCTGATCGACATCCGTTTCGAGGCGCTACAAACCGAGCTGAACTTCCGCTACGGCGCCGGCCTGCTGATCGTCAGCTCGTTCTTCTTTCTGGGCGTGACCTTCTGGTGGGCGTTGCTCTGCGCGGTACTCATCGTGCTGGCCGATGTGTGCATGGCCAGTCTGATCCTCCCGGCGGAGCGGATGCCGGAGCACTGGATCGCGGTCAGCTATTACGTGCTGCTGCTGATCATCGGTGCCATCAGTCGCTACGTGCACGAGTATTCGCAGCGGGAACAGTTTCTGATGCGCAAGCTGCTGGGCTGGGTCGCCGAGCACGATGCCCTGAGCGGTCTGGCCAATCGGCGCAGTCATGACCTGGCGCTGCGTCAGCGGGTCGCCCAGGCGCGCCGGGACCGCCGGCCGTTGAGCCTGCTGCTGCTCGATCTGGATGATTTCAAGGCCTACAACGACACCTTCGGCCATCCGGCCGGTGATGCGTTGATCCGTACCTTTGCCGATCTGCTGGTCGGTTTCGCGCGGCGGCCGCTGGACCAAGCGGCGCGGGTGGGTGGCGAGGAATTCGCGCTGCTGCTGTACAACTGCGACAACGCTGCGGCGCAGCGTATTGCGCGACAGCTGATCAGCGCGTTGGCTGCGCTAGATATCAGGCACCCGCAGGAGGCCATCGCGCGGGTAGGGGTCAGCATCGGTATCGCCACGCTGCAGGAAGGTCAGCTGCCCGAGCAGCTCTACCATTGCGCCGATACCGCGCTGTACCAGGCCAAGACCAGCGGCAAGAATCGCTTCGCGGTGGCGGCGGCGCAGCCGCGTTCGGACCTGCCGGATCGCTAG
- a CDS encoding acyl-CoA thioesterase, with the protein MKEYEQEDPIPQGDLALQLTALPRETNGFGDIYGGWLVSQMDLAGTAMASRVAAGRVATVSIDRMAFMVPVAVGAQLSFYTQTLEVGRSSIRMLVEVWSDDPLSSEWRKVTEAVFVFVAIDGSGRTRSVPPRR; encoded by the coding sequence ATGAAAGAGTACGAACAGGAAGATCCGATTCCACAGGGTGACCTGGCCCTGCAGCTCACCGCCCTGCCGCGCGAGACCAACGGTTTCGGCGATATCTACGGCGGTTGGCTGGTGTCGCAGATGGATCTGGCCGGCACCGCAATGGCCAGCCGCGTGGCGGCCGGTCGGGTCGCTACGGTGTCCATCGATCGCATGGCGTTCATGGTTCCGGTGGCCGTCGGCGCGCAGCTGTCCTTCTATACCCAGACGCTCGAGGTCGGGCGCAGCTCGATCCGCATGCTGGTGGAAGTCTGGAGCGACGATCCGCTGTCCAGCGAATGGCGCAAGGTCACCGAAGCGGTGTTCGTCTTCGTCGCCATCGATGGCAGCGGCCGCACCCGCTCGGTCCCACCGCGCCGCTGA
- a CDS encoding PstS family phosphate ABC transporter substrate-binding protein, whose product MKLNRLMAALTFVAAGVGAASAVAAVDPALPSYQKTSGVSGNLSSVGSDSLANLMTLWAEEFKRSYPNVNIQIQAAGSSTAPPALTEGTSNMGPMSRPMKDNEIQAFEEKYGYKPTAVPVAIDALAVFVHKDNPIKSLDIEQVDAIFSSTRLCGGEKDIKTWGDLGMTGEWSNKPIQLFGRNSVSGTYGYFKEEALCKGDFKSNVNEQPGSASVVQSISSTLNAIGYSGIGYKTSSVRAVPLSKGGEAFEASEENALAGKFPLARFFYVYVNKAPNKPLSPIDAEFLKLVLSKQGQEVVVKDGYIPLPKKVVDKTMTDLGLN is encoded by the coding sequence ATGAAACTGAATCGTTTGATGGCGGCCCTGACCTTTGTAGCCGCTGGCGTTGGCGCTGCGAGCGCGGTCGCTGCTGTAGACCCGGCCCTGCCGAGCTACCAGAAGACCTCCGGCGTATCCGGCAACCTGTCCAGCGTTGGTTCCGACTCCCTGGCCAACCTGATGACCCTGTGGGCCGAAGAGTTCAAGCGCAGCTATCCGAACGTCAACATTCAGATCCAGGCTGCCGGTTCCTCCACTGCGCCGCCCGCTCTGACCGAAGGCACCTCCAACATGGGCCCGATGAGCCGCCCGATGAAGGACAACGAGATCCAGGCCTTCGAAGAGAAGTATGGCTACAAGCCGACGGCCGTTCCGGTGGCCATCGACGCCCTGGCGGTGTTCGTGCACAAGGACAACCCGATCAAGTCGCTGGATATCGAGCAGGTCGACGCGATCTTCTCCAGCACCCGCCTGTGCGGTGGCGAGAAGGACATCAAGACCTGGGGTGATCTGGGCATGACCGGCGAGTGGTCCAACAAGCCGATCCAGCTGTTCGGTCGTAACTCGGTATCCGGTACCTACGGCTACTTCAAGGAAGAAGCCCTGTGTAAAGGCGATTTCAAGTCCAACGTCAACGAGCAGCCGGGCTCCGCTTCGGTGGTGCAGTCGATCTCCAGCACCCTGAACGCCATCGGTTACTCCGGCATCGGCTACAAGACCTCCAGCGTCCGTGCCGTACCGCTGTCCAAGGGCGGCGAAGCCTTCGAGGCGAGCGAAGAGAACGCCCTGGCCGGCAAGTTCCCGCTGGCGCGCTTCTTCTACGTCTACGTCAACAAGGCGCCGAACAAGCCGCTGAGCCCGATCGACGCCGAGTTCCTCAAGCTGGTGCTGTCCAAGCAGGGTCAGGAAGTTGTGGTCAAGGACGGCTACATCCCGCTGCCGAAGAAGGTGGTCGACAAGACCATGACGGATCTGGGTCTCAACTGA
- a CDS encoding ABC transporter permease subunit, with the protein MNDIETMSANSDVQRLDFNTPALQRKRRIRALKDHLARWYVSIGGLAVLGAITLIFFYLAQVVLPMFQGAELESRAVQQPAWLAEAGEPLLLTIEEQNQVAMRLGNDGQVRFFGLRDGALLSSKALPLPEGSRIVSVGQDTPGTRRLVLGLDNGQALVVEHNYKLTYPNNQKTITPELAYPFGEEPLQLDPEGRAIDRAAISMNGKTLLVAGATGTTLHAQRIASSENLLTGEVTLEQERLDLPQLAEPIRQLLIDPRHMWLYAISGKASADVFDLRRKQLNGRYKLVGDGSEITSVSPLLGGISLMVGDSRGTIGQWFMVRAADGQAELKNVRNFKLGSSAIRQILPEERRKGFLALDDSGSLGVFHSTAHRTLVKEQVAEGAALTAMSPRATRLLVESKQGLKRFVIDNPHPEISWSALWGKVWYESYPEPDYVWQSTSANSDFEPKLSLAPLAFGTLKAAFYAMLLAAPLAICAAFYTAYFMAPRLRSKVKPVIELMEALPTVILGFFAGLFLAPFLENHLPGIFALLLLMPVGILFAAWSWSRLPQSVRLAVPDGWEAVLLIPVILLIGYGSLEISGHLENWFFGGDMRLWLSNDMGIPFDQRNALVIGLAMGFAVIPTIYSIAEDAVFSVPRSLTLGSLALGATPWQTLTRVVLLTASPGIFSALMIGMGRAVGETMIVLMATGNTPIMEANIFEGMRTLAANVAVEMPESEVGGTHYRVLFLAAMVLLMFTFVMNTLAELIRQRLRGKYASL; encoded by the coding sequence ATGAACGATATCGAGACCATGAGCGCGAATTCCGATGTGCAACGGCTGGACTTCAACACGCCGGCGCTGCAGCGCAAGCGTCGCATCCGCGCGCTGAAAGACCACCTGGCGCGCTGGTACGTATCCATCGGCGGTCTGGCGGTGCTGGGCGCCATCACCCTGATCTTCTTCTATCTGGCGCAGGTCGTGCTGCCGATGTTCCAGGGCGCCGAACTGGAGAGCCGCGCGGTCCAGCAGCCGGCATGGCTGGCTGAAGCCGGCGAGCCGCTGCTGTTGACCATCGAGGAGCAGAACCAGGTCGCCATGCGCCTGGGCAATGATGGTCAGGTGCGTTTCTTCGGCCTGCGCGACGGTGCGCTGCTGTCGAGCAAGGCCCTGCCGCTGCCGGAAGGCAGCCGCATCGTCTCGGTGGGTCAGGACACGCCCGGTACGCGCCGGCTGGTGCTGGGCCTGGATAATGGCCAGGCGCTGGTGGTCGAGCACAACTACAAGCTCACCTACCCGAACAACCAGAAGACCATCACGCCGGAGCTGGCCTATCCCTTCGGTGAAGAACCGTTGCAGCTCGACCCGGAAGGCCGCGCCATTGATCGCGCGGCGATCAGCATGAACGGCAAGACGCTGCTGGTTGCCGGCGCCACCGGCACCACACTGCATGCCCAGCGCATCGCCAGCAGCGAGAACCTGCTGACCGGTGAGGTGACCCTTGAACAGGAGCGCCTCGACCTGCCGCAGCTGGCCGAGCCGATTCGCCAGCTGCTGATCGACCCGCGGCATATGTGGCTTTACGCGATCAGCGGCAAGGCCAGCGCGGATGTCTTCGACCTGCGTCGCAAACAACTCAACGGCCGTTACAAGCTGGTCGGCGACGGCAGCGAAATCACCAGCGTCAGCCCGCTGCTGGGCGGCATCTCGCTGATGGTCGGCGACTCGAGGGGCACCATTGGTCAGTGGTTCATGGTTCGTGCGGCAGACGGCCAGGCCGAGCTGAAGAACGTCCGCAACTTCAAGTTGGGCAGCAGTGCGATCCGCCAGATCCTCCCGGAGGAGCGCCGCAAAGGCTTCCTCGCACTGGATGACAGCGGCAGCCTTGGCGTTTTCCACAGCACCGCGCATCGCACGCTGGTCAAGGAGCAGGTCGCCGAAGGCGCCGCCTTGACCGCCATGTCGCCGCGCGCTACCCGCTTGCTGGTGGAGTCAAAGCAGGGCCTGAAGCGTTTCGTCATCGATAACCCGCACCCGGAGATCTCCTGGAGCGCGTTGTGGGGCAAGGTCTGGTACGAAAGCTACCCGGAGCCGGACTACGTCTGGCAGTCGACGTCGGCCAACAGTGATTTCGAACCGAAGCTGAGCCTTGCACCGCTGGCATTCGGCACCCTCAAGGCAGCCTTCTACGCGATGCTGCTGGCCGCGCCACTGGCGATCTGCGCGGCGTTCTACACCGCCTACTTCATGGCGCCCAGGCTGCGCAGCAAGGTCAAGCCGGTGATCGAGCTGATGGAAGCGCTGCCGACGGTGATTCTCGGTTTCTTCGCCGGCCTGTTCCTCGCGCCGTTCCTGGAAAACCACCTGCCGGGCATCTTCGCCCTGCTGCTGCTGATGCCGGTGGGCATTCTGTTCGCCGCCTGGAGCTGGAGTCGTCTGCCGCAGAGCGTGCGTCTTGCCGTGCCGGATGGCTGGGAAGCCGTGCTGCTGATCCCGGTGATTCTCCTGATCGGCTATGGCTCGCTGGAAATCAGCGGTCATCTGGAGAACTGGTTCTTTGGCGGTGACATGCGCCTGTGGCTGTCCAACGACATGGGTATCCCGTTCGACCAGCGCAACGCCCTGGTGATCGGCCTGGCAATGGGCTTCGCAGTGATCCCGACCATCTACTCGATCGCCGAAGACGCCGTGTTCAGCGTGCCGCGCAGCCTCACCCTGGGCTCGTTGGCGCTCGGCGCGACGCCCTGGCAGACCCTCACTCGCGTGGTGCTGCTGACTGCCAGCCCGGGCATCTTCTCGGCGCTGATGATTGGCATGGGCCGCGCGGTGGGCGAGACGATGATCGTGCTGATGGCCACCGGCAACACGCCGATCATGGAAGCCAACATCTTCGAAGGCATGCGCACCCTGGCCGCCAACGTCGCCGTGGAGATGCCGGAATCCGAAGTCGGTGGCACCCATTACCGTGTGCTGTTCCTCGCCGCGATGGTGCTGCTGATGTTCACCTTCGTGATGAACACCCTCGCCGAGCTGATTCGTCAGCGTCTGCGTGGCAAGTACGCCAGCCTGTAA
- the pstA gene encoding phosphate ABC transporter permease PstA yields the protein MKKDSLNSWVKSGTPWIWMNAGAVSIAVIMTLGLLAIIAVRGLAHFWPADVIVADYSMPGAEKRVLAGEVVQAEEVPRARLAASGLPVNVEGGEFMTRELLKVGNREVYGADFSWVVGEWLSNQHTPAELMVLERREWGNFYGYLLNVKEAGQLVAEGDSAWNELQTRIDRVDELHSRISRIEKVEIGRINHGLERLRLKTRQLELNDRLDAAAQADLDAERAQWDAEYRVLEDQLIALQQEFNRDSITVRTADGREQEITLGKVVRAFRPNAMSTPQKLMFYFAKLWEFVSDEPREANTEGGVFPAIFGTVLMTMIMAVIVTPFGVIAAVYLREYAKQGLLTRIIRIAVNNLAGVPSIVYGVFGLGFFVYVLGGSLDRLFYPEAAPAPVFGTPGLMWASLTLAILTLPVVIVATEEGLARIPRMIREGSLALGATKSETLWKVVLPMASPAMMTGLILAVARAAGEVAPLMLVGVVKLAPNLPLNGNYPYLHLDQKIMHLGFHIYDVGFQSPNVEAARPLVYATALLLVLVIATLNFSAIYIRNHLREKYKALDH from the coding sequence GTGAAAAAGGATTCGTTGAACAGCTGGGTCAAGAGCGGCACACCCTGGATCTGGATGAACGCCGGTGCGGTGTCCATCGCCGTGATCATGACCCTGGGGCTGCTGGCGATCATCGCCGTGCGTGGCCTGGCGCACTTCTGGCCGGCCGATGTGATCGTCGCCGACTACAGCATGCCGGGCGCCGAGAAGCGCGTGCTGGCCGGTGAAGTGGTGCAGGCCGAGGAAGTACCGCGCGCGCGCCTGGCGGCCAGTGGCCTGCCGGTGAACGTCGAGGGCGGCGAGTTCATGACCCGCGAGCTGCTCAAGGTCGGCAACCGCGAGGTGTACGGTGCCGACTTCTCCTGGGTAGTCGGCGAGTGGCTGAGCAATCAGCACACGCCCGCCGAGCTGATGGTTCTGGAGCGTCGCGAGTGGGGCAACTTCTACGGTTACCTGCTCAACGTGAAGGAAGCCGGTCAGCTGGTTGCCGAGGGCGACAGTGCCTGGAACGAGCTGCAGACGCGCATCGATCGCGTCGATGAGCTGCACTCACGGATCTCGCGCATCGAGAAGGTCGAGATCGGCCGCATCAACCATGGCCTCGAGCGTCTGCGCCTGAAAACCCGTCAGCTGGAGCTGAACGATCGCCTGGATGCCGCTGCCCAGGCCGATCTGGATGCCGAGCGCGCGCAGTGGGACGCCGAGTACCGCGTGCTGGAAGACCAGCTGATCGCCCTGCAGCAGGAATTCAACCGCGACAGCATCACCGTGCGCACGGCCGATGGCCGCGAGCAGGAGATCACCCTGGGCAAGGTGGTGCGGGCCTTCCGGCCCAATGCCATGTCGACGCCACAGAAGCTGATGTTCTATTTCGCCAAGCTGTGGGAGTTCGTCAGCGACGAGCCGCGCGAAGCGAATACCGAGGGTGGCGTGTTCCCGGCGATCTTCGGCACCGTGCTGATGACCATGATCATGGCGGTGATCGTCACGCCGTTCGGCGTGATCGCCGCGGTCTACCTGCGCGAATACGCCAAGCAAGGCCTGCTCACCCGCATCATCCGCATCGCGGTGAACAACCTCGCCGGGGTGCCGTCGATCGTCTACGGCGTATTCGGTCTGGGCTTCTTCGTCTACGTGCTGGGCGGCTCGCTGGATCGCCTGTTCTACCCCGAGGCAGCGCCGGCACCGGTGTTCGGTACGCCGGGCCTGATGTGGGCCTCGCTGACCCTGGCGATCCTCACCCTGCCGGTGGTGATCGTGGCCACCGAGGAAGGCCTGGCGCGCATCCCGCGGATGATACGTGAAGGCTCGCTGGCCCTCGGTGCGACCAAGTCCGAGACGCTGTGGAAGGTCGTGCTGCCGATGGCCAGCCCGGCGATGATGACCGGCCTGATCCTCGCGGTGGCCCGCGCTGCCGGTGAAGTGGCGCCGCTGATGCTGGTCGGTGTGGTCAAGCTGGCACCGAACCTGCCGCTCAACGGCAACTACCCCTACCTGCATCTGGACCAGAAGATCATGCACCTGGGCTTCCATATCTACGACGTCGGCTTCCAGAGCCCCAACGTCGAGGCGGCGCGGCCGCTGGTCTATGCCACCGCACTGCTGCTGGTACTGGTGATCGCCACGCTCAACTTCAGCGCGATCTACATTCGCAACCACCTGCGCGAGAAGTACAAGGCGCTGGATCACTAA
- the pstB gene encoding phosphate ABC transporter ATP-binding protein PstB, with the protein MQTNTHSIDISALGRDKRSLNLAKEPVAIEVPDLSLYYGQKQALFNVSMNIPRQRVTAFIGPSGCGKSTLLRCFNRMNDLVDGCRIEGAINLDGTNIYRKGEDVADLRRRVGMVFQKPNPFPKSIYENVVYGLRIQGIKQKRVLDETVEWALKGAALWDEVKDRLHESALGLSGGQQQRLVIARTIAVQPEVLLLDEPSSALDPISSLKVEELIYELKAKYTIVIVTHNMQQAARVSDYTAFMYMGKLIEYGDTDTLFTNPAKKQTEDYITGRYG; encoded by the coding sequence ATGCAAACCAACACGCATTCCATCGACATCTCGGCCCTCGGTCGTGACAAGCGCAGCCTGAACCTGGCCAAGGAGCCGGTGGCCATCGAAGTGCCGGATCTGAGCCTGTACTACGGCCAGAAGCAGGCGCTGTTCAACGTCAGCATGAACATCCCGCGCCAACGCGTGACCGCCTTTATCGGTCCGTCCGGCTGCGGCAAGTCGACCCTGCTGCGCTGCTTCAACCGTATGAACGATCTGGTCGACGGCTGCCGCATCGAAGGCGCGATCAACCTCGACGGCACCAATATCTACCGCAAGGGCGAGGACGTGGCCGACCTGCGTCGTCGCGTCGGCATGGTGTTCCAGAAGCCCAACCCGTTCCCCAAGAGCATCTACGAGAATGTGGTCTACGGTCTGCGTATCCAGGGCATCAAGCAGAAGCGCGTGCTCGACGAAACCGTCGAATGGGCCCTCAAGGGCGCGGCGCTGTGGGATGAGGTCAAGGATCGTCTGCACGAATCGGCCCTCGGCCTCTCCGGTGGTCAGCAGCAGCGTCTGGTGATCGCCCGCACCATCGCCGTTCAGCCGGAAGTGCTGTTGCTCGACGAGCCGAGTTCGGCGCTCGACCCGATCTCCTCGCTGAAGGTCGAGGAGCTGATCTACGAACTGAAGGCCAAATACACCATCGTCATCGTCACCCACAACATGCAGCAGGCCGCGCGGGTGTCCGACTACACGGCGTTCATGTACATGGGCAAACTGATCGAGTACGGCGACACCGATACGCTGTTCACCAACCCGGCCAAGAAGCAGACCGAAGACTACATCACCGGCCGCTACGGCTAG